In one window of Lewinellaceae bacterium DNA:
- the nadB gene encoding L-aspartate oxidase, translated as MTHTSDVLILGSGVAGLSVAIKLAMLRPDLNIQVLTKTDDNESNTRYAQGGVAAVWDFEKDTYEKHIADTLDAGDGLCDLSVVEIVVTEGPERVKEIIGWGTRFDKNQENDYDLGREGGHTENRILHYKDLTGWEIQRALLEKAATLPNIVIHEHFFAINLLTQHHLGYNITRATPNISCYGVYALNKKSHHIETFIAKKTVLCTGGAGQIYRNTTNPTIASGDGIAMMYRAKGRIANMEFVQFHPTALFNPAGENPDFLVSEAVRGFGAILKTKDGKEFMQRYDPRKSLAPRDIVARAIDNEMKVRGDDYVCLDCTHLDKEAFINHFPTIYEKCKSIGIDPMKQMIPVVPACHYFCGGILIDTIGKTSLDHLYAAGECTCSGLHGANRLASNSLLEGLVFGDRIAQDIAQNIDDTALQTEIPEWNAEGTTAPNEMVLITQSWKELKEIMSSYVGIVRSNVRCKRAMDRLDLLFRETEMLYNTSVLSPQLCELRNLITIGYLVTRSASMRRESRGLHFTTDYPDKHPFLEYTYL; from the coding sequence ATGACACACACATCCGATGTACTTATTTTAGGTTCCGGCGTTGCCGGGTTGAGCGTGGCAATCAAGCTTGCAATGTTGCGCCCAGATCTGAACATTCAGGTACTCACCAAAACGGACGATAACGAAAGCAACACCCGATATGCCCAGGGTGGGGTAGCTGCAGTGTGGGATTTCGAAAAGGATACCTATGAAAAACACATCGCGGATACGCTGGATGCCGGTGATGGATTGTGTGATCTGAGTGTAGTAGAAATCGTGGTGACTGAAGGGCCTGAGCGTGTCAAGGAGATTATTGGATGGGGTACCCGCTTCGATAAAAACCAGGAAAATGACTACGATCTGGGTCGCGAAGGCGGGCATACCGAAAACCGGATCCTGCACTATAAGGACCTGACCGGATGGGAGATCCAGCGGGCGTTGCTAGAGAAAGCGGCTACCTTACCGAACATCGTCATTCATGAGCACTTCTTTGCCATCAACTTGCTGACACAGCACCACCTGGGATACAACATTACCCGGGCTACGCCCAATATATCCTGTTACGGCGTTTACGCCCTTAACAAGAAAAGCCACCATATTGAGACTTTCATCGCTAAAAAGACGGTGTTATGTACCGGCGGCGCCGGACAGATCTATCGCAATACAACGAACCCAACCATTGCTTCCGGTGACGGCATTGCCATGATGTACCGGGCTAAAGGCCGCATCGCCAATATGGAATTTGTCCAGTTTCATCCGACCGCTCTGTTCAACCCGGCCGGTGAAAACCCGGACTTTCTGGTCTCAGAAGCAGTAAGAGGTTTCGGTGCTATCCTGAAAACCAAAGACGGCAAGGAGTTTATGCAGCGGTATGACCCGAGAAAATCCCTGGCACCCCGGGATATTGTCGCACGGGCCATTGACAATGAAATGAAGGTACGCGGGGACGATTACGTCTGCCTGGACTGCACTCACCTGGATAAAGAAGCATTCATCAACCATTTTCCGACCATCTACGAAAAATGTAAAAGTATTGGCATCGACCCGATGAAGCAAATGATACCCGTGGTGCCGGCCTGCCACTATTTCTGCGGAGGCATCCTGATCGATACCATCGGCAAAACATCGCTGGATCATCTCTATGCGGCCGGTGAGTGCACCTGCTCCGGATTACATGGGGCCAACCGCCTGGCTTCAAACTCGCTTCTGGAGGGATTGGTGTTTGGTGATCGTATCGCCCAGGACATCGCGCAAAACATCGATGATACAGCCCTCCAGACGGAAATTCCGGAGTGGAACGCCGAAGGAACCACGGCACCGAATGAAATGGTTCTCATCACCCAGAGCTGGAAAGAGCTGAAGGAGATCATGAGTTCTTATGTCGGTATCGTCCGCAGCAACGTGCGGTGTAAACGGGCCATGGATCGTCTGGACTTGTTATTCAGGGAAACTGAAATGCTTTACAATACCTCCGTTTTGTCACCACAACTCTGTGAACTGCGCAACCTGATCACCATCGGGTACCTGGTCACCCGCTCGGCAAGTATGCGGCGGGAAAGCCGCGGCCTGCACTTCACCACCGACTATCCGGATAAGCATCCCTTTTTGGAGTATACCTATCTATAA
- a CDS encoding regulatory protein RecX, whose translation MIDPKKKQQILRYCAGQDRSHLEVRLKLIQLKIYGADLESVLTELIQQDFLNEERFARSFVRGKFRMKGWGREKIARELARHELSDYIMRRAWQEIDEEEYRTSAQDQATKIAQPFISSRLPAPQIRKKVYDALRRRGFEHDIVWNAVETLEIEE comes from the coding sequence ATGATCGATCCGAAGAAAAAACAGCAAATTCTCCGGTATTGTGCCGGACAGGACCGTTCACATCTTGAAGTCAGGTTAAAACTTATCCAGTTAAAGATCTATGGTGCAGACCTGGAGTCTGTCCTGACAGAACTCATCCAGCAGGACTTCCTTAATGAGGAACGGTTTGCACGGAGCTTTGTTCGGGGAAAATTCCGGATGAAAGGCTGGGGCCGGGAAAAGATTGCCCGTGAACTGGCCCGTCATGAACTGTCAGACTACATTATGCGTAGAGCATGGCAGGAGATCGATGAGGAAGAATACCGGACGTCAGCGCAGGATCAGGCCACTAAAATAGCCCAACCTTTCATTTCCTCCCGATTACCGGCACCCCAGATCAGGAAAAAAGTCTATGATGCACTGCGTCGCCGGGGATTTGAACACGACATCGTCTGGAACGCTGTTGAAACGCTGGAAATTGAGGAATAA
- a CDS encoding mechanosensitive ion channel: protein MNWLSTIQGYILDYAPKVVLAILVLIIGFWIINRITLLAEKQLAKQDVDDSLQGFLKSLISIGLKIMLIFSVLGMVGVETTSFIAVLGAAGLAIGLALQGSLANFAAGVLILFFKPYRTGDLVTLDGHTGVVQAIQIFNTVLLTPDNRKVIIPNAVATSGSMINISGPGKIRVDMTFGIGYSDDLDLARSVIEQVNAKCPYLLSDHKTDILVHDLGNSSVNFAVRPWCSSSDYWNTYFYFQENIKKAFDREGVSIPFPQMDVHLNQNA from the coding sequence ATGAATTGGTTAAGTACCATCCAGGGATATATCCTGGATTATGCCCCGAAAGTCGTACTTGCGATCCTGGTCCTGATCATCGGATTCTGGATCATCAACCGGATAACCCTGCTGGCCGAAAAACAGCTTGCCAAACAGGATGTCGACGACTCATTACAGGGTTTTCTTAAGTCGTTGATATCGATCGGGCTTAAGATCATGCTCATTTTCTCGGTTTTGGGCATGGTTGGGGTAGAAACCACTTCATTTATTGCAGTACTGGGAGCAGCCGGATTGGCCATCGGGTTGGCTTTACAGGGCAGTCTGGCAAATTTTGCTGCTGGCGTGCTGATCCTGTTCTTTAAACCCTACCGTACCGGTGATCTGGTCACACTGGACGGGCATACCGGTGTTGTTCAGGCAATCCAGATCTTCAATACCGTGCTGTTAACCCCGGATAACCGTAAGGTAATTATACCAAATGCCGTGGCCACCTCCGGAAGTATGATCAATATCAGTGGTCCCGGCAAAATCCGGGTGGATATGACGTTCGGGATCGGTTACAGCGACGATCTGGATCTGGCCCGTTCCGTGATCGAGCAGGTCAATGCTAAATGTCCTTACCTGTTGTCCGACCACAAGACGGATATTCTGGTGCATGATTTGGGTAACAGTTCCGTTAATTTTGCCGTCAGGCCGTGGTGCAGTAGCAGCGATTACTGGAACACTTATTTCTACTTCCAGGAAAACATCAAGAAGGCTTTTGACCGGGAAGGTGTCAGCATACCATTCCCACAGATGGACGTTCACCTGAATCAGAATGCCTGA
- a CDS encoding HAD family phosphatase: MMESGSTPIKNIIFDLGNVLFTLDYPRWQQQMANLLHPNGMQDIYPTIHKFDTGKISTSLFINGVLSFCDHTKQALDVIRAWNSMLVGMPEDSFRVLDELKQSYRLFLYSNNNEIHYDWCMRHFEREHGIPDFNTRYFEGAYYSQEIGFLKPDTAGYQYILDQHHLRGYETLFLDDKPENVDGAIQAGLQSKLIDPEISLRRQLIQMGLRLQAF, encoded by the coding sequence ATGATGGAGTCAGGTAGTACACCCATTAAAAACATCATCTTCGATCTGGGGAATGTCCTTTTCACCCTGGATTATCCCAGGTGGCAGCAGCAAATGGCAAACCTGTTGCATCCAAATGGAATGCAGGACATTTATCCTACCATACATAAGTTTGATACCGGCAAGATCAGCACATCCCTTTTCATCAACGGGGTGCTTTCTTTTTGCGACCATACCAAACAGGCTCTGGATGTGATCCGCGCCTGGAATTCCATGCTGGTGGGTATGCCCGAAGATAGCTTTCGCGTTCTGGACGAATTAAAACAATCCTACCGGTTGTTTCTGTACAGCAATAATAATGAGATCCATTACGATTGGTGTATGCGGCACTTTGAACGGGAACACGGCATTCCGGACTTCAACACGCGGTACTTTGAAGGTGCCTATTATTCGCAGGAAATTGGCTTTCTGAAGCCGGATACTGCCGGATACCAGTATATTCTGGACCAGCATCATTTGAGAGGATATGAAACCCTTTTTCTCGACGATAAGCCGGAAAATGTCGATGGTGCTATTCAGGCCGGCTTACAAAGCAAACTGATCGATCCGGAAATCTCCTTACGCCGGCAATTGATTCAGATGGGACTCAGGCTTCAGGCATTCTGA
- a CDS encoding TfoX/Sxy family protein, with product MAYDEFIADRIRQAFNDQGARYTEKKMMGGLCFLVDDKMCCGIHLDKKYGDHLLMARIGEEAYARAIKDPHCLPMDFTGRPMKGYVFVTSAGFDQDEALARWIKLVLDFNPLAKSSKRT from the coding sequence ATGGCTTACGATGAGTTTATTGCTGACCGGATCCGGCAGGCTTTCAACGATCAGGGTGCCCGGTATACCGAAAAGAAAATGATGGGCGGATTATGTTTTCTGGTCGATGATAAAATGTGTTGTGGTATCCACCTGGATAAGAAATACGGTGATCACCTGTTAATGGCCCGGATCGGTGAAGAAGCTTATGCGCGGGCCATTAAAGACCCGCATTGCCTTCCCATGGATTTTACCGGCCGGCCCATGAAAGGTTATGTTTTTGTCACCTCCGCCGGCTTTGATCAGGATGAGGCTCTGGCCCGTTGGATAAAACTCGTACTTGATTTCAATCCTCTTGCTAAATCTAGCAAACGAACGTAG